The nucleotide sequence GATCTCCACGCCGGGCAGCGGACGCCCCACCGACTCCAGCCGCCGCCGCACCGCGGGGTCCGCCGAGGCCAGCGCGGCGCGGTGGTCGTCCGGCCCCAGCACCGCCACCGAGGAAGTGGTCTCGGTGAGCCCGTAGGCGTTGACGAAGCTGACGTCGGGCAGCAGGCGCAGCGCCCGCTCGATCACCGGGCGCGGCATCCGGCCACCGCCGTAGGAGAGGTGGCGCAGCGCGGGCAGGCCGGAGCCGCGCGCCTCGAGCACCTCGACGATCCGGGCGAGCATGGTGGGCACGACCATGGCGTGCGTGACGTCCTGGGCCAGGGCCAGGTCCACCCAGGCGGCAGCCTCGAAGTTGGGCAGCTGGACGATGCGGCGTCCGCAGTAGACACCGGTGAGCAGCCCGGCCACGCCCGCCACGTGGTACGGCGGCACGCTGACCAGCGCGGCCTCCTCGGGCCCGGCGGAGAGCAGCTCGGTGGTGTTGAGCACGTAGGAGACCAGGTGGCGATGGCGCAGCACAGCCACCTTGGGCTTGCCGGTGGTGCCGCTGGTGTGCAGCAGCACCGCCGCCTGCTCGGGGTCCTGGTCGGCGTCGCGGGTCCACTCCGCGGCTCCGCCGGCACGTTGCAGGAAAGCCGCGGCACCGACGACGGCCACGTCGTCCGGCAGCGCGGGGTGTGCACCGGGCTCGTCGTGCAGCAGCGTGCTCGGCGCCTGGTCGGCCACCAGCGCGGCGAAGGGGTCCGCGGCGAGCCGGTAGCTGATCGGGGCGAAGCTGCGCCCGGCCAGCGCAGCGCCGAACAGCGCCACCGGGAAGGCCGGGGTGGCGGTGCCGGCGAACAGCAGCGGGCGGTGGGGCTGGTCGGCGAGCAGGGTGGCCGCTCCCCCGGCCAGCGTCCGCAGCTGGTGCAGGCTCAGGCCGGTGTCGCGGTCGCCGATCGCCACGCGGTCGGGGTCCACCCCAGCCACCATGTCCAGCAGCGTCACCAGGTTCACGGTGTCCTGCCCATCAGTCCGAGGAGGGCAGCGGCTTGGCCGCCTGCTCCGACAGCGGTTCCCCGTCCACCGACAGCGGGCCCGCGCCGGCCACCGTGCACAGCAGCTCCACCGAGCCTGCCTCGTCGCGGTAGCGCTTGCCCACCACCAGCGACTCGCCGCCCTCGGTGGCGCTGGTGCCGCTGGCACCGTCGGTGGTCATCGGGGCGCCGGCGCAGGCGAGCTCGACGTCACCGCCGGGTGCCCTGATCACGATCAGCTGGGCGGGCGACACCGCCGACACCAGCTTCAGTCCGGGCTTGAGCTGCATGGGAGTTCCTCCAGGAGCGGGGTAGGTGGCGCAGTGGGTAGGGGGCGCGGGCTCAGCCGTAGGGGGACGCGCCGAGGTCCGGCACGGTGGGGCTGAAGAGCACCGCGTGCGGGTCGGTCGCGCCGGCACGGGGCAGGCGCACCGTGGCCCTGGCGGTCGCGGTCTCCTGCTCGTCCTGGTTGACCACCGCGACGCGGACGTCCACGCGTCCCTCGCCCTCGTGGTCGTAGGTGCGCAGCACCCGGCCCACCACGGTGTTGGTGTCGCCGATGAGGTTGGGGCGGCGCAGCTGCGCACTCATGCTCAGCAGGTCGCCGGCGTCGCCCATCCAGTCCGCCACGATCTGGGCCAGCCAGGTGATCCGCTGCGGGCCGTAGTCGAAGGACGTGGACTGGGCGCGGCTGCGGCGGGCGTACTCCGGGTCGGCGCGACCGCCGGCGCCCATGTCGATGGTGCCCTCGTCCACCGCCCGGGAGCGGCTCATGGTCAGTGTGCCCAGGCTGAACAGATACAGCTCGGTGGTGGTGTAGGTGCCCTTGGGCAGTGCGGGCAGCTCGTCGCCGACAGCGACGTCCTCCCAGCACAGCGGCTGCGCGCCGCGACGGGTGCGCTGCCACACCAGCGGGTCCGGGGCCACCTGGGGTGCATCGGTGGTGCGGGCGGACTCCACGCCCTGTCCGGGGTTGGCGAAGCGGAGCATGTGGTTGGTCATGGACGCGACCAGCTCGGCGCGGTGGTTGTAGTAGTCGGTGCGGCCGGTGCACACCAGCGCCTCGCCCAGCTGGCGGCTGGCGGTGCGGCGCACGCCCACCGGGGTCTGGATGCTGCGCACCCGGTCGCCCAGCCACACCGGCCGGTGCCAGGTGACGTCCGCACCGAGGTAGAGGATGCTCAGGTCGTTCATGGACACCTCCTGCTGCGGGAGGTGGCCCCAGATGGAGGCGTTGGCGCCGAAGTCGATGGAGAACAGGAACGACGGCGAGGCCACCAGGCTGTGGTGGCGGGCGTCGCGGGCGTACTCGGCGTCGCGGTGCAGCGGGTTGTAGTCGCCGGACCCCTCGCTGTGGCGGGCCAGCCACTCGGTGGTCACCTCCCGCCAGGCCTTCAGCGGCAGCGGTTGGTGCAGCCCCTCGGTGTAGCGCTGCTCGAACTCCTCGAGCGTGGTGATGCGGGCCATCGTGCGGCGCTCCTCTTCCTCTGGTGGTCAGGATCCGTGCGGGGCGGTGCCGATGACGCCGAGCTCGGCCAGCCGGGCCAGCTCGGTCGGCCCGAGTCCCAGCTCGCCCGTGAGGATCTCCTCGTTGTGCTCACCCAGCAGCGGAGGGCGGCGGGTGAGCCAGCTGGGCTGGTCGGCTCGTCGGAAGGGCAGCGTGGGCAGCGGGACCACGCCGGCGTGCGGCACCTCGGTCAGCTCGAAGGAGCCGCGGGCGGCCAGGTGTGGGTGCGTGTGCACGAACCGCAGGTCGCGCAGCAGGGCCGCCGGGACCCCCCGGGCCAGCAGCCGCTCCACCGCCTCGGCCGCGTCGCGGTCGGCGACCCAGCCGGCCACCAGCTTCTCCAGCTCCTCGGCGCGGGCCTGGCGCCCGGCCCGGGTGCCCAGCTGTGGGTCCTCGGCCAGCGCGGTCAGCCCGGTGACCTCCAGCAGGGCGTGCCACTGGACGTCGGAGCTCACCGTCACGCCTACCCACCGCTGCTCGCCACGGGCGGCGAAGATGCCCTGCAGGTCGACGTCGTCGGCGCGGTTGCCCCGGCGCTCGAGCAGCTCCTGGTGCGCCGACCAGCGGATCACCTGCTCGGCGCTCATGGTCAGCGCCCCCTCGGCGAGCGCGGACTCCACCAGCACGCCCTCCCCCGTGGCGCGGGAGCGGCGCAGCGCCGCGGCCAGGGCGAAGAAGCAGCTGGCCCCGCCCATCGGATCTGCCGGACCCTGCGGGTTGGTGGGGTCGCCGCCGGGGTAGCCGGTGCGCCAGCACAACCCGGAGAACTGCTCCACCGTCTGGGCGTAGCCCACCATGTCGCGGCGCGGCCCGGAGAGGCCGAAGGCCGGCATCCGCAGCATCACCAGCCGGGGGTTCAGCGCGTGCACAGCCTCCCAGTCCAGGCCCACCGACTCCAGCACCCGCGGGGCGTAGTTCTCGATGAGCACGTCGGCCTCGCTGATCAGCCGCACCAGCAGCTCGCGACCCTCGGCGTGGGAGAAGTCGATGCTGACGTTGCGCTTGTCGAAGTTCACGCCGAGGTAGAAGTTGCCGCACTCCCACCAGTGGTCCTGGCTCTGCGGCACCCCGCCGAGGGTGCGGGAGCCGTCGATGCGGCGGGTGCTCTCCACCTTGACCACGTCGGCGCCGAACGCGCCCAGGGTGGACCCGACGTAGGCACCCACCCACCAGGTGCCCAGGTCGAGCACCCGCAGCCCGGCGAACGGCGCTCCGCTGCCCATGGCCACCGGGGCCGGCCCCGCCGCTGGGGCCGGGTCGGTGCTGCGGGCGGGACGCTGCCCGCCGAAGAGCATGGGCGGTTGCGGCACCAGGAACGTCTGCCCGGGCAGCGGCGCGTAGAAGCCGCGCTGCACCACCTGCTCGTCGGCCAGCACGGTCTGTCCGTTGTGGACGGGAGCGCAGGGGATGCGGAACTGCCCCGCCAGCGCCACGATCTCGGCCACCGTGTGCTGCACCGTCCACGCGCGCACCGCGGCGGTCCACTCGTCGTAGCGCAGGTAGCGGCCGATGAAGGTGCTCATCTGCTCGTCGGCCAGCCACTCCGGCCGCTCGATGAGCACGAGGAAGTCCTGGTGGTTCTGCGCCGACGCCAGGTTGAAGCCCACCCAGCCGTCCGCGGCGGGCTCCACGCTGGGCGAGAGCCGGACGCGGTGGGTGAAGGGCTCCTGCGGCGTCTTCACCACGGCGGCGGCGATGTCCTGGAAGAGGTTCATCGCGTAGGAGGTGACCTCGAGCAGGCAGACGTCGATCAGCCGGCCCTGCGGCCCACCCTGCAGCGCTGCGGTGGCGGCACCGGCGGCCATCGCCCCGGCCACCCACAGCGGCTCGGAGCTGCCGGTCATGATCGGGTGCGAGGCCATCGAGCCCCGCATGCTCATCGAGCCGGAGTCCACCTGCAGGGTGAACTCGCTCCACGGACGCCCGGTGCCCGACCACGGCCCGTCCAGTCCCCACGGGGTGATGACCACGACCACCGCGTCACCGAACCGGCTGAGCAGCTCCCCGACCGGGGCGTCGGGCAGCTCCAGCACGACGACGTCGACGCCGCGGGCGGCGGCGAGCGCGGGCAGCTCGGCGAGCTCGGCCGTGGCCGTGTCCTTGCCGTGGTGCAGGAAGAGGTCCATCTCGGCGCCCTTGCCCAGCGACGCCGCACCGCCCACCCGGGTGACTGACGCGCCGACGTCACGCAGCAGCCGGCCGGCGTAGGCCCCGGCGATGGAGTCCGACCACTCCAGCACCCGGAGACCAGCCAGCGGCGCGACCAGCGGGGGCACGGCCGGCGCGCTCACTGCGCCACCGCCACGAGGTCGCCCAGCTCGGCCAGCCGCTGTGGACCGCCGCCGAGGGCGAGCGCGCCCTGCCGCAGCGCCAGGTAGTGCACGTGCAGCGGGTATCCGAGGTCGACGCTGGTGCCGCCGTGCAGGTGCATGGTCGCCTCCCCCACCCGCGGCGGCGCCTCGGTGGCCCAGCACGCGGCGATGGCCAGCGCCTCGGTCACCTCCTGCTCGTCGGCGTGCTGCTGGTCCAGCAGCCACACCGCGCGCCAGGCGGTGAGCCGCACGGCGGTCACGTCCAGGTAGGCGTCGGCCACCCGGTGGGCCACCGCCTGGAAGCTGCCCAGCGCCCGCCCGAACTGGGTGCGCTCGGTGACGTGGCTGGCAGTGAGCGCCAGCGCGGCCTCGCAGCTGCCCAGCAGGCTGATGCAGGCGGCGGCCACGGCGCGCTCGCGCACCCAGCGCACCCCGGCCGCGTGGGCCCCCGGTGCCACCAGCACGTCGTCGGCGGGCACCCGCCAGCCCTCCACCTGCAGGTGCCAGCGCGGTCGTCGGTCGACGGAGGACTGGGGCTGCCGGCGCACCGCGGCAGCGGCGGGGTCGAGCAGGAACAGCCCCCGGCCCCCGTCGTCGTCCACCGCCTCCACCAGCACCCGCTCGGCGACGTCGGCCAGCGGCACGTGCCCCACCGCGCCGTCCAGCCGCCAGCCGTCGCCGTCGCGGTGGACCCGCAGGCTGGGCACGTGGCCGGGCTCGGTGCGCAGCGCCGAGGACAGCACCAGCGTGCCCGCGCAGAACGGGGCGAGCAGCCGCTGCTGGGCGGGAGTGCCCAGCCGGGCCAGCGCGCCCGCCGCGTGCACCACCGACTCCAGCAGGAACAGCCGGGCGCCGGCGCGAGCGGCCTGCTCCACCACCAGGCAGAGCTCCACGAACCCGGCGCCGCTGCCGCCGTGCTCCTCGCCGACGGCGATGCCCAGCAGCCCGGCGTCAGCCAGGTCCTGCCAGAGTGCCTGGTCGAGCCAGTCCTCGGGGGCCACCAGCACGGTCGGCGGGGCTGAGCGACGCTTGCTGATGATCTGCTCGGCGAGGTCGCGCACGTCGCGCTCCTGCTCGTTGAGGACGTAGTCCACTCCGGTCTCCGGTCTCTGGTTCGGGTTTGGCTGCACAGCTCTCGGGGCTGGTCAGCGCTTGCTGCGGGGCAGGCCCAGGCCCATCTGGGCGACGATGTCGCGCTGGATCTCGTTGACCCCGCCGATGAAGGTCATGACGTTGGAGTGGCTGGCTGCCTTGGCCAGCACGCCACCGGCGACGTGTCCGGGTGAGTCGGCGTCCAGGCCCACGTCCAGCCCCACCACCTCGTTGAGCAGCAGGCGCGAGCGACCGAACAGCTCGGAGCCGAACACCTTGGCCGCCGAGGCGTCGGCCGCCTTCAGCTGGCCGGCGTCCACCTCGGTGGCTAGC is from Rhodococcus sp. X156 and encodes:
- a CDS encoding AMP-binding protein, encoding MTLLDMVAGVDPDRVAIGDRDTGLSLHQLRTLAGGAATLLADQPHRPLLFAGTATPAFPVALFGAALAGRSFAPISYRLAADPFAALVADQAPSTLLHDEPGAHPALPDDVAVVGAAAFLQRAGGAAEWTRDADQDPEQAAVLLHTSGTTGKPKVAVLRHRHLVSYVLNTTELLSAGPEEAALVSVPPYHVAGVAGLLTGVYCGRRIVQLPNFEAAAWVDLALAQDVTHAMVVPTMLARIVEVLEARGSGLPALRHLSYGGGRMPRPVIERALRLLPDVSFVNAYGLTETTSSVAVLGPDDHRAALASADPAVRRRLESVGRPLPGVEIVVRDPHGAPVAATAAGELWVRGEQVSGEYSAASVTDDAGWFPTRDGGWIDDQGYVFVAGRLDDVIVRGGENLSPGEIEDVLARHPAVGEVAVYGVPDEQWGEVPVAAVVLRAGAALDAEQAQRWVAEHLRSSRVPARIHFLAGLPRNDMGKLLRRVLKAESAAPTSAAIT
- a CDS encoding MaoC family dehydratase N-terminal domain-containing protein, with the translated sequence MARITTLEEFEQRYTEGLHQPLPLKAWREVTTEWLARHSEGSGDYNPLHRDAEYARDARHHSLVASPSFLFSIDFGANASIWGHLPQQEVSMNDLSILYLGADVTWHRPVWLGDRVRSIQTPVGVRRTASRQLGEALVCTGRTDYYNHRAELVASMTNHMLRFANPGQGVESARTTDAPQVAPDPLVWQRTRRGAQPLCWEDVAVGDELPALPKGTYTTTELYLFSLGTLTMSRSRAVDEGTIDMGAGGRADPEYARRSRAQSTSFDYGPQRITWLAQIVADWMGDAGDLLSMSAQLRRPNLIGDTNTVVGRVLRTYDHEGEGRVDVRVAVVNQDEQETATARATVRLPRAGATDPHAVLFSPTVPDLGASPYG
- a CDS encoding CoA transferase, giving the protein MSAPAVPPLVAPLAGLRVLEWSDSIAGAYAGRLLRDVGASVTRVGGAASLGKGAEMDLFLHHGKDTATAELAELPALAAARGVDVVVLELPDAPVGELLSRFGDAVVVVITPWGLDGPWSGTGRPWSEFTLQVDSGSMSMRGSMASHPIMTGSSEPLWVAGAMAAGAATAALQGGPQGRLIDVCLLEVTSYAMNLFQDIAAAVVKTPQEPFTHRVRLSPSVEPAADGWVGFNLASAQNHQDFLVLIERPEWLADEQMSTFIGRYLRYDEWTAAVRAWTVQHTVAEIVALAGQFRIPCAPVHNGQTVLADEQVVQRGFYAPLPGQTFLVPQPPMLFGGQRPARSTDPAPAAGPAPVAMGSGAPFAGLRVLDLGTWWVGAYVGSTLGAFGADVVKVESTRRIDGSRTLGGVPQSQDHWWECGNFYLGVNFDKRNVSIDFSHAEGRELLVRLISEADVLIENYAPRVLESVGLDWEAVHALNPRLVMLRMPAFGLSGPRRDMVGYAQTVEQFSGLCWRTGYPGGDPTNPQGPADPMGGASCFFALAAALRRSRATGEGVLVESALAEGALTMSAEQVIRWSAHQELLERRGNRADDVDLQGIFAARGEQRWVGVTVSSDVQWHALLEVTGLTALAEDPQLGTRAGRQARAEELEKLVAGWVADRDAAEAVERLLARGVPAALLRDLRFVHTHPHLAARGSFELTEVPHAGVVPLPTLPFRRADQPSWLTRRPPLLGEHNEEILTGELGLGPTELARLAELGVIGTAPHGS
- a CDS encoding acyl-CoA dehydrogenase family protein, whose translation is MDYVLNEQERDVRDLAEQIISKRRSAPPTVLVAPEDWLDQALWQDLADAGLLGIAVGEEHGGSGAGFVELCLVVEQAARAGARLFLLESVVHAAGALARLGTPAQQRLLAPFCAGTLVLSSALRTEPGHVPSLRVHRDGDGWRLDGAVGHVPLADVAERVLVEAVDDDGGRGLFLLDPAAAAVRRQPQSSVDRRPRWHLQVEGWRVPADDVLVAPGAHAAGVRWVRERAVAAACISLLGSCEAALALTASHVTERTQFGRALGSFQAVAHRVADAYLDVTAVRLTAWRAVWLLDQQHADEQEVTEALAIAACWATEAPPRVGEATMHLHGGTSVDLGYPLHVHYLALRQGALALGGGPQRLAELGDLVAVAQ